A segment of the Scomber japonicus isolate fScoJap1 chromosome 5, fScoJap1.pri, whole genome shotgun sequence genome:
CTGAGGACACTCCAGAGGCATCCCCGCTCATGCCAGACATGCTGTTAAGGCTCCAAGGCTTTTCATAACCTTCAGTTGAAAAACAGAGAACGTTCTGAGTACACTGCAGCACTGAATCCATGACAAAATGTTTTGGTGTTCCTCACTGGTGATACTACACCTGTtgctttcttgtttttgtctccaAAGAAATAGGTCAACACAGACTTGAGACAGATTATTATTCTCCATGCATTGAGTGCATCAGGAGTACAACAGCATGCACCGGGTGGTACTGGAATGGTTTGGAGTATAACACCATAAAAGACTCTTAATAGGTAGGCACCTCAGGCAGGGAATGTATTATCAGCTACAGGTAGAATTGTACGCTATTTACTGTTACTGTGCTGGCTGCACGCATAGCTGGAGACTAACGTGACTTTCTAAGGAATGTGTTGAttattaatatcaaataaataaaacaaacaaaaagggcTTAACCCTGTTATTAAAAATCAGTAAATTAGAATTTGTCTcgtaataattataatagtatTTAATATTGGCCTTCCTCCATTTGTGTTGTGCTCCTTCACCATACTGATAGCACCCATCAGCAAGACACTTCATGCGCACTTATGATCAATGTATCATAGTCAGGATTCCGCATGGTAtttatcattaaaacacatatacatactgtacatgataCACGCATAGCACATAAATACTTTCTTAAGCAGGTAAGACAACATATTCTAGATCATAGAAATCTCGAAAATAGCTTTCTTActggtaataaataaataggggTTTTACATTATGCATggtataaaaaatatattatgtaGATGTGGACAGTTATTATTGACAGTTGTGGTGATTGTGCTTGGCCTTAACAGATGTTATCGTGACTTGGAATATATACAAATTCCCAAAGGGATGATTGAGGAGAAGCAACTGCTGTGATGGTGTGTGAAGGTTGTAATAAGAGGTTtgtagttggtgtgtgtgtgtgtgtgtgtgtgtgtgtgtgtgtgtgtgtgtgtgtgtgtgtgtgtgtgtgtgtgtgtgtgtgtatgtgtatgtgtatgtgtgtgtgtgtgtagatatatatatatatgtgcctGTGAAAAACTGAGGTTTAATACTCagcaaagagggaaaagaaagcaTGTCCTGTCTATGGGTCTACAGGGTGTCAGTGTCTTATGGgggcctgtgattggctgttacGGTACGTACCCCTCCTCACTCTGCCACCTGTGTGGTTGGGGCGTTCAGCCGTGGTGACCAGGAAACAGGGCCGCTCTCTCTCGTTGGGACTGAAGATTTCCTCCGGAGATATGGCCTGGTCTATGTGAGGACAGTCTTCATTGGCCAGAGCTGCGTTAGCTGCCTCACCGTTCAGTTTGGAATCTTAAGAAaacaatgaaggaaagaaaacaaaaacaaacgaaAAAAAATCTGGTTTCATATACCAGCTTTTTTCAGAATTTAAGTGctatgttttttaatatatacatgtTACACTACAAGCTGAATGCACACAGGGATTAACTTGTAATAATAATGCTGCATGTGTAGCTTCTGTCTAATGTTTGCCTTGCACTCTCttgttctgtatgtttttgAGCACATCTTCTATCAGGTCTGATATTTGCACAAATGCCACCGAAGTATTGGAAGGGGAAATCTACTTAACTTCCACTCACATGTTCTTAACATTAGATATACATAATGATAACAGATTCTCAGTCTTAAAATGAGGAGTGAATCACTGCATTAAGGAGTGCAAAATCAATATCAAGATTACTCACAGTCTGCCTCAATCTCTCTATTCTCCTATTCGGAGTCAAATATGCTTTTCATCACATATTTTATTGATTCTTTGTGGAAaactcatttgtttaatctcaTGACTGAATCATCAGCTGATTGTAGTGTGGGAACAGACAAACAATGAAACAGCTCAATAGTGGCATGACTGCTTCCGGAGGACAGAGAAATGATGATGAGACAATATATCAGAATGTATTGGTAGTATGTAAAAGgcttttgtctttgtgtcttaCCTTGAAACTTTATCTCGAAAACGTCGTCATGGGGGATGGGGCTCTGTGGTTGTGAGCTGTTGCTTGACTTACAGAAGTTGGGAGAACCTGGTTGGGGTGCCCGAGGGAtatgcctgttttttttctttggtagTTTCTGTTTCGCCATGGCCAGGGAGTAATACATTCCAAAGTTGTTGACAATCACAGGGACGGGCATAGCGATGGTCAGCACACCTGCCAGGGCACACAGAGCTCCGACCAGCATACCAGAGGTCGTCTGAGGGTACATGTCTCCATAGCCGAGGGTCGTCATGGTCACTACAGCCCACCAGAATCCAATAGGGATGTTCTTGAACTTTGTGTGCTCGCTTGCTCGAGGGTCGTTGGGGTTTGCTCCAATCCGTTCAGCGTAGTAGATCATAGTGGCAAAGATGAGGACACCAAGAGCGAGGAAAATGATGAGGAGCAGGAACTCATTGGTGCTGGCCCTCAACGTGTGGCCCAGCACCCTCAGACCCACAAAGTGACGGGTGAGCTTGAAGATACGCAGGATCCGCACAAAGCGGACCACTCTCAGGAAGCCCAGCACGTCCTTAGCTGCCTTTGAGGAGAGCCCGCTGAGGCCTACCTCCAGGTAGAAGGGCAGGATGGCCACAAAGTCGATGATGTTTAGGGCGTTCCGAATGAAGTCACATTTGTTTGGGCAGAAAGTTATTCGCATTAAAAATTCAAAAGTGAACCACACCACACAAACGCCTTCAATATAGGTGAGGTAGGGCGCAGTCTCTGTCTCCTGGTAGGTGGTCTCCACTGTGACGTTGTTCACCAGCTCCACATCAGTGCGGTTGATGATGGGGTTGAAGGCCTCGTGGGTCTCCAGACAGAAAGTGGTGATGGACACCAGAATAAAGAACAGCGAGGCCAGAGCCACCCACTGAGCAGGAAATGTAAAGGGTGCAGAAAAGGCAacagaggggggagaggagtgGGAAGGTGGGGCGGGtggagaaggacagagaggagaatgaGCACAGTAATACATGCAATGTAATCAAGCTCAATGGCCCAGCAGCCATTCTTAGCACAACGCAATTCAATCTATTATCTAAGACAATGACATCTggtgtgacagtgacagtggcATTGACACACTCCCTCACGCTCCCcattcctctgctctctgtgtgtcttaaTCCAGAAGTGTCATTGCAAAAGGGACAATCAATGCAAGCTTGATGTTCTTGCTTCGCTTCCCACTGCTGTACCTCAAGGTCACGGCATTTTCAAGGGTATGCTACATGCAGCATTACAAAGAGCCAGTACCAGCAGCAGAAGACAGGACATTATTGTCAACCCCCATGACTAAATTTAACTGGGGTTCTTCCCTTCAGCACCATCACTCCAATGGGTTTTTCCCTACACAAGGTCATACCGGCCCGATGATCGACTCCTGGGAATCATAGTGAGCTAAGGCTTGCTGAGCTGAAGACAGATTATTATGAGAAACCTCCATTTCCCTTGATGGCTAAAGACTACTTTAGGCTTCATTGTGTATCGATTGGGTGAtcacatttcatcacatttagGTTCTGATATTTCTGATGCATACTACATGGGTGTAACAGATACAGTATTCCCCCCTGAGTATTGATTGCAGCCCTGTCCCTATGTTATCATCCTCTGACCGTACTGGATTACAATACTATATGTATTACTGCTCATGTACTGTATGGCAGTCTGAAAGTGGAAAAAACTTCAATGGGAATGTGAGGTCAATAGACATCTAATAGACATCAAAGTTGTTGAAACGAACAGGCATAGTGTATAGCTAATCTATCATCCTTTCAATCAAAAAAATTAGATCAATAGCAGCTTGTTCATGCATCAAAATGTCTGTATGAGGATAAGTGGGGCTCTATAGTGCTTCTCAAACTACTGCACAGTATTGTTAAATAACTGGGAGgagtaatgaatgaatgaatcagggaGGTAAGTTGGAGTGAGCATGTCTTGGAACGAGGAAGTCTGATATTCTATTGAGTGAAGGAAATACAACATCTTAGTTGTTTCCATTTACAGTGTGGTTATATAGCAGGCATGCAGCACAAGATGGAAAACAGGCCCTGATCATAACATCTCATCACTGGCAATTCGTGGCATTGTGCTGAGGAAATCACTGCTGCTTATGAATGTCTGCTTCCCATCTATGATAGTATGATTGTCCAGGGGGAAACTGCGTGTTAGCAATGACTACATCCCACTGCCTTCAGTTCTGTCAGCAGggctttcctctcttctttcagaGAGACAACATCAATGTTTACAATCTGAATTCAAACTAAACCAAGAAAGATGGAGTGAGTGCAATTTATTCATTTCGATGTAGTATGTGAAAGGCTTTGTGGGTTTTTAAATTCAGTCCATCTTTCAAAAATTAATGGTTGctacattttactgtaatgtgaTATACTCAGTGTTGGGaagattactttggaaatgtagttggttacaattacaagttatcctgttgaaaatgtaatagtattgtaactatttcaattactttctCAAAGTAATGCaactaattacatttgattacattttgattacttttcttaattttgaatGAATACTCTCGACTGTtaaccattttcacattttaagacctGATAGTGTTACTGTTTACCTTCACCGCTGGCAAACAATCTTTGCATTGTACTACAATGTCAGGGCCCTTGTCTGCTTTCTGTACTAATTTAAGGGAATTTCGTTGCGATCGGTGTCgatctaataagcagcaacacagagctataaggacgctttgctctcacacatgccgcatttatagtcacatacacatgcacagacactcTCTAGTGTGCACTCTGCTCACTCACTCCAGTTTCCAGGAGATTGTATCGCGGGCGTCAGGAAGCTGCTATCAGAGAGATgggatgtctgtgtttgtatttccaaCATAGGAATGTATTCTTCTGCGCCTCTGACATGTTGCTGAGTCTGACTGAATGGCACATGACCAGAGACAGCCAATCACAAGCATCAGGATCCAATTTGGGGTTTTGGAAGGAGGATATGAAAAAACTACAGTATTTGATAAATCCGAGCTTTTGCAGcgatttttcaaatgtaactaaaattgtaatcatggaaatttccaaaagcaactgtaatttaattacgcATTTTCTCCCAGTAATGTAACGGATtacaattatgtacattttgtaattaaattacgtaaCGTCGTTACATGTAAttcgttactccccaacactggatATACTGTAATGCAAATACAAAAACTACTGACAAAATGAACCCATGTGAAGCTGATAATGTTCAGTTATTGCAGATGCCGTGTCAGGGAGATGTTGATTCAATTTCGTGGCAATTCTTGAGGCAATAGTATCTGgagttgttgtattggattgcataaTATTGTTGTTTGGTCCACCCCCTCTACAGTGTGCTCTGTGCGATATAACAAGTACACCCTAGAATGTAATACTATCCAATATATCCACACTGAAAACTACAAAATCTGAAGATAACGTGGTGTGGAATCAGCACCAAAGCTTTGATTACGAACTGGGCAAAACAGGCAACTTCTCTGCTGCCTAAAAAGCCACAGATTAATTGTCAGTTGATTTGTGGTAATTTGATTCATTGCAAATTTGCTTGGGAATGTCTGTATTGAAATTCACATGGTGCATATTCTTAAAAAGGTTTGTGTTTAACTAAATGACCACAGTCATGGTCAGTAGGGGCcccacaacttttttttttttactggggGCACCCTGGAGACTAAATTAGAGCCTGTCAACAACTCACCAATAGTCTGAAGAGAAATTTGATAGTTTAAGTTTTATTGACAGTAGAGCTGAGTCAATTAGATGATTACAGAAAATGCATCCGCTGtagttataatataataatcatttatgttgttttataagCAAAAGtttggttggtttttttttttggattgttggTAAGCTGTTTGAATGTGTTGATGTGGGCTCTAGGAGATGGCTAGGGCATCAGACATTTTGTGACcaaaatgattaactgattaatggagaaaataaactacattagtcagattaattgataaactGCAGCCCCTAAGTGACATGTGCACTTGTTATTTTGTCAAGCTCTTCATCGATCCACCAGAGGGATGAGAAACTCATTCTGGTGAGCTACTTCTATGTGGATCACTAACTCCTCGTGACACACTGGCTCGCTGCAGCCCCCTGAACATCCCACCCTTCAAATGCTGCATCTTATCCATCCGCCTCTTAAATTACGTGTCTTTGTGACATTTAGGAACACTGTAGTCTGGAGGGAGGGTGACAGGCGAAGATTGTTTGCTCCTTATTGACTAATTCTTACTGTTGCTGGTGAACCACAGGCCTACAGTGATGTGCAGCGACAAGGGTTTTCTACTGATGTATCCACTGTGAATAGAGTCTGTAATTAACTCTGAGACTCAGTTCTAATTAATCTTCTTGCCAGTCATGGTGGAGCTATGTCAATCCCTGCACTGCTTTTGTCTTGCTCTGTGTTAAAATGTAGGGCATTTTAGGGCAAGTTCTCTGCTTTGGGGATTTTTCCTGCAttgaaaaaggtgaaatttgaaagcagagtgtgtgtgtgagataaacCGCTTTCACTAATGCTTGCTGTAAGAGTGAGAACATGTCAATACAGTTTACACTTACTGGATGGGGCCTGATAACTAATTACACTGAATTGGCCTGCTACAGCTGTTCAAGCAGCGTGTAACACAGTGGTCTGTAAAGGGGGGCActggtcaaaaaacaaaaagatctgAAGGTGTAAAGTCATTTCATCATCAGTGTTTAGAGGCATTGTGCCCAGATGGAAAACTGCCCATAACATGGACCAAAAATATCACCTCTAACAGCAACCTAATTTTGTCTGGAGGTTTGCCACTGAAATGTTGGTGGTGCCAAAGATCTGGTTTCCTAATGTGTTGCTGACCCATTTAACTGGTCTGCCCAGGGACCCTTGTGTCCTGGAAATATGAGTGCAAAGACCTGTGAGAGTCAGAGTGAGTTTTCTTATCTTACCCTGGGAGATGGATGAGGGTGGGAATAATGGTCTGCATCTAAATGATTTTGACAAATGAGGTTttgcctgattttttttttttttttacccctccCTCTTTGAACATTCATGCTGTGAAGACCCCTGGGAGAGCAATTTCAAGGTCATCAAAAGCCCCTTTAAGCCGCCCAGATAGATCAATCTTTGTTTCACCAGCAGGAGACAACTCATTTTATGTTCATGCAGCTTTGACCAAACCAAGAAAGCGCTCTTATTTTGGCCCAGAATGTGCTTATAATATCCTCAAATCTTAAATTCAACAGGAAGAGCAAAGCTTATGGCACAAGCAAACATCTTACACTTGAAAGCAACTCACCCTTGCATATTTAGAGGAGTATGGGTCTTCAAACAGAGCCCAAACGTGTTTCTGCCACCGGTTCCACAAGCTCCCACTCCTGGTGTCAGCACAGTCTGCCTGCGCCAGCCTCCTTGTCATCTCGTCCACATCCACATCCTCACCATGCTCCTGCTCTGGCTCCGCTTCCTCACTCCCCAGGTCTAACAGTCCACCCCCGCCGAAACTATCAAGGGCCTCCTCTGCCTCCCGGTGCTGACGATAGGCCATCCAGCAGCATGGCTCCACATCTGTCTCGTCAATGCCCCAGAAGGCCAATTCCTCCTCATAGAGGGGACCGCAGACATCAGCTGGGCAGTGCAGTTTACCTGTCCTGTAGTAATTAAGGATATGTGCAAAAACGCCAGGGTGGCGGTCGAAGAAAAATTCCTCGATCTTGGCATCATAGTCAAAGTGGTTGGGTGCATCAGGCTCGGCCAGCCAGGACAAGCGGGTACCAGGTAGAGTGCGCAGGGTGCTGCGGTATGTCTGATGTCTGATCCCTCCCACGTTAATCACAATGCGATCCTTGTCGTCGCTCAGGCCCATCGCGTCCCCTAGGCATTTCTCCCATAAGTTCCCTTCATCGCAAAGGTAAGTCTAGGCGCAGCGTGCAACCATGCACAGTAGTGACTACACAGAAGGAAACAATTACATAAGAAAAGCTGCGCGCAAAGCCACCTGTCGTTTCTTACCAACTATGAAAGAAATCAGGACTGCTTGACACGAATCAGGCTACTTTCCCCTCTAAACCCTGTTATTTTCTAGAAGCAGCTGCCATGCGACTGAGTGATCATAGACGCTTATAGCTGCCAGACTCTATAGAATCGAAATCCAAAATGATTGTGGCCAATGGCATCACATTAAGGATGGACGTCACATCATCGGTAAATCCAAGATGTCGAGATAAAAGGACAGACGCTGGCAATGTCTCTCTCACCAACAGAATAAATCCAGCTCATTAGACTCCCCAGGTTGCGGTAATTGATCAGATCAGTCCTAAGCAGGTTTATGACTTTCACAGCAAGGTGACTGCGGTGGTGCTGAATGGACAGCGCCTGTCCGGCAGCTCCTGATGGAGACTCGGAGCTGCTCAGTCCCTCCTCTGTTGCTGCCTACAGACTCACCTCCTTCACACcgacgctctctctctctctctctttccctctctctctctttctgcgtTTAACAACACATTATACAGCAGGTCTTTGTCTCAGAAAAGAGATGCTTTTCCTCCTCAGAGACTTTCCCCTCTCATTCAAGTGTTGTTTAGCGTCAATAAGGAAAACATCCACAGTCTGTGTGATAGGAAGGACTAGAGCTTTCTGTGCTGCGTtggttaaataaagaaaagcagGGATGAGAGGGCGACAAACCTCCTCAAAAACGCCCAAACTGCCTCTTCACACCGTGCCCAGCTCCTCTCTCACATCACATGGAGCATGCCCAGTGAAGGACCCTGCTGCATTTGTTAAAAGGCTCTGTAAAGTTCTCCAATTGGGGCTGTTAAAACTGTCGTCGCCGCCcaatttctctttctccctctcactTAACGTCGTGGCTCAAAGGGTTACGGTCGGTCAGCGGCTGATCTTTCACGCACAGCTGCTTGGATAAGGTGTGACCCTGGAGCCATGAACGCGCACATCCGCCCAtaacatcaaaagaaaaaatgtgatgGCTCATACAGCTTCTTGATTGCCTAAATTCAGACTCGAAATCACATAGCTGACAGTCTGCATGGATGACACTGCTGCTCTTACAGTGGAGAAATCCTGAAACAACAAGTTAGGGGGAATATTATTTTTTGCGCATCTCCAAGTGTTGCACTTGTTCTGTATAATAATTAGCCAGCGTGCACCTGTGTTTAACCTGCCAGCAGAGTGCGCTATTGCTCACTACAAAGGAAAGTTTTAGagtcatattttatttgtgtgctCCTTAATTAGCGTGAGATCTCAAAAAAACGTATCCatagattttaatttaaaaaaatgaggcCTTGAATCAAGGAACAATGATTCCAAAATGCCTAATTAACACCCTAATTAAGATTTCTTAATTAATTAGGGCATTTTATAgcttaatttatgttttttttaattattaaacacAACACTTAATTGAAATGATTAGATCCAGATGTCCACATATAAGCATATACTGTAATGTTGTATGCTGTTTTATTCATTATGTTCTAAAACAAC
Coding sequences within it:
- the kcnc1b gene encoding potassium voltage-gated channel subfamily C member 1b isoform X1; this encodes MGLSDDKDRIVINVGGIRHQTYRSTLRTLPGTRLSWLAEPDAPNHFDYDAKIEEFFFDRHPGVFAHILNYYRTGKLHCPADVCGPLYEEELAFWGIDETDVEPCCWMAYRQHREAEEALDSFGGGGLLDLGSEEAEPEQEHGEDVDVDEMTRRLAQADCADTRSGSLWNRWQKHVWALFEDPYSSKYARWVALASLFFILVSITTFCLETHEAFNPIINRTDVELVNNVTVETTYQETETAPYLTYIEGVCVVWFTFEFLMRITFCPNKCDFIRNALNIIDFVAILPFYLEVGLSGLSSKAAKDVLGFLRVVRFVRILRIFKLTRHFVGLRVLGHTLRASTNEFLLLIIFLALGVLIFATMIYYAERIGANPNDPRASEHTKFKNIPIGFWWAVVTMTTLGYGDMYPQTTSGMLVGALCALAGVLTIAMPVPVIVNNFGMYYSLAMAKQKLPKKKNRHIPRAPQPGSPNFCKSSNSSQPQSPIPHDDVFEIKFQDSKLNGEAANAALANEDCPHIDQAISPEEIFSPNERERPCFLVTTAERPNHTGGRVRRGYEKPWSLNSMSGMSGDASGVSSVSALPCSPPCLMQHSHSPIPSIM
- the kcnc1b gene encoding potassium voltage-gated channel subfamily C member 1b isoform X3, whose translation is MGLSDDKDRIVINVGGIRHQTYRSTLRTLPGTRLSWLAEPDAPNHFDYDAKIEEFFFDRHPGVFAHILNYYRTGKLHCPADVCGPLYEEELAFWGIDETDVEPCCWMAYRQHREAEEALDSFGGGGLLDLGSEEAEPEQEHGEDVDVDEMTRRLAQADCADTRSGSLWNRWQKHVWALFEDPYSSKYARWVALASLFFILVSITTFCLETHEAFNPIINRTDVELVNNVTVETTYQETETAPYLTYIEGVCVVWFTFEFLMRITFCPNKCDFIRNALNIIDFVAILPFYLEVGLSGLSSKAAKDVLGFLRVVRFVRILRIFKLTRHFVGLRVLGHTLRASTNEFLLLIIFLALGVLIFATMIYYAERIGANPNDPRASEHTKFKNIPIGFWWAVVTMTTLGYGDMYPQTTSGMLVGALCALAGVLTIAMPVPVIVNNFGMYYSLAMAKQKLPKKKNRHIPRAPQPGSPNFCKSSNSSQPQSPIPHDDNVLCFSTEGYEKPWSLNSMSGMSGDASGVSSVSALPCSPPCLMQHSHSPIPSIM
- the kcnc1b gene encoding potassium voltage-gated channel subfamily C member 1b isoform X2, whose amino-acid sequence is MGLSDDKDRIVINVGGIRHQTYRSTLRTLPGTRLSWLAEPDAPNHFDYDAKIEEFFFDRHPGVFAHILNYYRTGKLHCPADVCGPLYEEELAFWGIDETDVEPCCWMAYRQHREAEEALDSFGGGGLLDLGSEEAEPEQEHGEDVDVDEMTRRLAQADCADTRSGSLWNRWQKHVWALFEDPYSSKYARWVALASLFFILVSITTFCLETHEAFNPIINRTDVELVNNVTVETTYQETETAPYLTYIEGVCVVWFTFEFLMRITFCPNKCDFIRNALNIIDFVAILPFYLEVGLSGLSSKAAKDVLGFLRVVRFVRILRIFKLTRHFVGLRVLGHTLRASTNEFLLLIIFLALGVLIFATMIYYAERIGANPNDPRASEHTKFKNIPIGFWWAVVTMTTLGYGDMYPQTTSGMLVGALCALAGVLTIAMPVPVIVNNFGMYYSLAMAKQKLPKKKNRHIPRAPQPGSPNFCKSSNSSQPQSPIPHDDVFEIKFQDSKLNGEAANAALANEDCPHIDQAISPEEIFSPNERERPCFLVTTAERPNHTGGRVRRETQRQHRSRQPTESVCVMNHGVPTTMCMTHNGPSPT